The following are from one region of the Apostichopus japonicus isolate 1M-3 chromosome 17, ASM3797524v1, whole genome shotgun sequence genome:
- the LOC139984868 gene encoding uncharacterized protein translates to MAVSADVRRLLQEGEELFKLGKMKFAEEKFSEVIVKAEEQMKGGQVSLDSKEWMDLLGNAYNQRGQIKYLRVDFDEAIEDYTQALGQCPDFAVALYNRGQIHYRLGRFQQGIDDFNEALQIQPDFPDARLALKTAEQDLAASLIKEGNTI, encoded by the exons ATGGCAGTGTCTGCTGATGTAAGAAGATTACTGCAGGAAGGAGAAGAACTCTTCAAACTTGGAAAAATGAAGTTTGCAGAGGAGAAGTTTTCTGAGGTTATTGTCAAGGCTGAAGAGCAGATGAAAGGAGGTCAAGTGTCACTGGATTCCAAAGAGTG GATGGATCTGTTAGGGAATGCATACAATCAGAGAGGTCAGATAAAATACCTGAGAGTGGATTTTGATGAAGCAATTGAAGATTATACCCAAGCTCTTGGACAGTGCCCTGACTTCGCAGTAGCCCTCTATAACAGAGGACAGATTCATTACAGGCTAG GAAGATTTCAACAAGGTATTGATGATTTTAATGAAGCTCTTCAGATTCAACCAGATTTTCCCGATGCAAGACTAGCCTTGAAAACAGCTGAACAGGATTTAGCTGCAAGTCTCATAAAGGAAGGAAATACCATATAA
- the LOC139984878 gene encoding mdm2-binding protein-like isoform X1, which produces MSLNSFQLYPGNHHGNRIMHNLNFNQFVQRKPKYVILLCLETFQEKPFAKFLEKLFYGRFWYAHVAPPSIQTSWSSLRCADETKVGGDDHGQENWSVREQIAEALHSLVDQLPVKGFQLDVFWYIPDVTAASVDQNVALLGALKRLHAWHGAQISIVEMNDHSSVLSDWLSLLEARNIVLNKQERPTLMLRRRVIWRGNLKLSEGKNNASLSLPGFQLSSIPQHGSAAPCERRRNKAVVKGMHILSDRIEVVNIVNLDEVPRSFLLSEHMILSLPADGILPRSFQFLSWLKSTRVGRKIAIVLELPYITCTKRLPTCASAGLGTSDWKQQLANNSLDFSVPEIKMRAKHGSQYLLLYLGPSGQCIVQSFVPLKKLNGAVPAKIAEMTSLGCFRTPGSHVGVVNQLPKRIPVVCEQVLWEFLEHLQFYNIGAVLILKARRRRRGYTRPITHLELIILQLLIHVKLFRYSPFLMNSIGFFGDIFPSLTTSNPPDVLDTELVLERLALVNGEQAREKRKREMQEVQLAGMMVPPPIHDTITLQLNASEFLKHFHPSGLPIGQDFSPIGIATRSQSHTSTPSKHRTRPNLQEEELKNLEFPESLKYNLPGFHYCIDQEAMDTDTRMARLILRVVTMETASTCSHNATTSVIKLQRGASVTKATSKRKVPTPRKPKVRCNSKSPRRLKRPRHSNSGATPRKRIKGSRDHGINSSVTARKQEHQGELLTVTPRKSMRLQSPLKGIDQNLVSTPTKSDRFSTPKKVKNDETPRRSKRLETPTKTETGQSKNGSVFCAGRSNLRRAPPHPPPRVQSNSSPYKGNSSPRKQPSIPSNIRRKSLATAKERNKRAAGLVPRSEKHKRKLMEIVSKVLASKGLDEAHSYYKKCFTRLYDLSKSYVKDLKSSRHLYKEMEQIAQDNADFVVKFELRDKNTL; this is translated from the exons atgagtttgaattcATTTCAG CTTTATCCAGGCAATCACCACGGAAACAGAATTATGCACAATCTCAACTTTAACCAGTTCGTCCAAAGAAAACCCAAATATGTGATTCTCCTCTGCCTAGAAACGTTCCAAG AAAAACCTTTTGCCAAATTCCTAGAAAAGTTATTTTATGGTAGGTTCTGGTATGCCCATGTAGCACCGCCCTCTATCCAAACTTCCTGGTCCTCACTAAGATGTGCGGATGAGACAAAAGTCGGAGGAGATGACCATGGCCAAGAAAACTGGAG TGTCCGGGAACAAATTGCAGAAGCACTGCATTCTCTGGTGGACCAGTTGCCTGTAAAAG GATTTCAGTTGGATGTATTTTGGTACATTCCTGATGTAACAGCTGCTAGCGTTGACCAGAATGTGGCCCTTCTGGGGGCGCTGAAGCGGCTTCATGCATGGCATGGTGCCCAGATCAGTATTGTTGAGATGAATGATCACAGCAGTGTCCTCAGTGACTGGTTGTCTCTCCTAGAGGCGAGGAACATCGTCCTTAACAAACAAGAGAGACCAACTCTCATGCTCAGACGACGTGTCATCTGGAGAGGAAACTTGAAATTATCAGAAGGAAAG AACAATGCTTCATTATCTCTTCCTGGTTTCCAGTTATCCAGTATTCCTCAGCATGGTTCTGCTGCTCCATGTGAACGGAGGAGAAATAAAGCTGTTGTCAAG GGTATGCACATCTTGAGTGACAGGATTGAGGTGGTCAACATTGTTAATTTGGATGAAGTTCCAAGATCTTTTCTCCTGTCAGAGCATATGATATT ATCTTTACCAGCTGATGGTATTCTTCCCAGGTCCTTTCAATTTTTATCATGGCTAAAGTCTACGAGAGTGGGCAGAAAGATTGCCATAGTGTTAGAACTTCCATATATAACCTGTACTAAACGCCTTCCAACCTGTGCTTCTGCTGGGCTGGGAACCTCTGATTGGAAGCAGCAGCTGGCTAACAACTCACTTGATTTTTCTG TTCCAGAAATCAAGATGAGAGCTAAACATGGATCTCAGTATTTGCTTCTATACCTTGGTCCATCCGGTCAGTGCATTGTACAGTCCTTTGTGCCTTTGAAGAAGCTAAACGGAGCAGTTCCTGCAAAGATTGCAGAGATGACCAGCCTCGGGTGCTTCAGGACTCCTG gAAGTCATGTTGGTGTTGTAAATCAGCTTCCAAAGAGGATACCTGTGGTCTGTGAACAGGTTTTGTGGGAATTCCTAGAACATTTGCAGTTTTACAATATAGGTGCAGTATTAATTTTGAAAG CTAGAAGACGGAGAAGAGGTTACACACGTCCCATAACTCATCTAGAGCTGATAATACTTCAACTCCTTATACATGTAAAGCTTTTCCGTTATTCACCCTTTCTGATGAATTCTATTGGTTTCTTTGGAGATATATTCCCCAGTCTAACCACCAGCAACCCACCAGATG TTCTTGACACAGAGTTGGTATTGGAGCGTTTAGCTCTCGTTAACGGAGAGCAAGCTAGAGAGAAGAGGAAACGAGAGATGCAGGAAGTTCAGCTGGCTGGGATGATGGTACCGCCTCCTATTCATGATA CTATAACTCTCCAGCTCAATGCTTCTGAGTTTCTCAAGCATTTCCATCCCAGTGGACTGCCAATTGGTCAGGATTTCTCTCCCATTGGCATAGCAACAAGATCCCAGTCACACACAAGTACTCCATCAAAGCACAGAACTCGGCCAAACCTGCAGGAAGAAGAGTTGAAGAATCTAGAATTTCCAGAATCTTTGAAATACAATTTACCAGGATTTCA TTACTGCATAGACCAGGAGGCCATGGACACCGATACAAGAATGGCTCGTTTAATTCTGAGAgttgttaccatggaaactgcTTCTACTTGCTCACACAATGCCACAACATCTGTGATTAAACTACAGAGAGGGGCAAGTGTCACCAAGGCAACATCTAAGAGAAAG GTTCCCACACCGAGGAAACCTAAAGTAAGATGTAACAGCAAGTCTCCCAGACGTTTAAAGCGGCCTCGGCACTCAAACAGTGGAGCCACTCCCAGGAAGCG gaTTAAGGGAAGTAGGGATCATGGGATCAACTCCAGTGTTACAGCGAGGAAACAAGAACACCAAGGAGAGCTGCTAACGGTAACTCCAAGAAAGTCTATGAGACTACAAAGTCCTCTTAAAGGGATTGATCAGAATCTTGTATCTACTCCAACAAAATCAGACAGATTTTCGACCCCAAAGAAAGTGAAAAATGATGAAACTCCTCGAAGATCTAAGAGACTGGAAACACCAACAAAGACTGAAACTGGTCAGAGCAAGAACGGTAGTGTATTTTGTGCCGGGAGAAGTAATCTTAGGAGagctcctcctcatcctcctcctcggGTACAGTCTAACTCGAGCCCATACAAAGGGAATTCATCACCAAGGAAACAACCTAGCATTCCATCAAATATAAGGAGAAAATCCTTAGCAACAGCCAAGGAGAGAAACAAAAGGGCGGCAGGACTAGTGCCTCGATCAGAGAAGCATAAAAGA AAACTGATGGAGATAGTTAGTAAAGTTCTTGCGTCAAAAGGGTTGGATGAAGCTCACAGCTACTACAAGAAATGCTTTACCAGATTATACGACCTCTCAAAGAGTTATGTAAAG GATTTGAAGAGTTCTCGACACCTGTACAAAGAGATGGAACAAATTGCTCAAGACAATGCTGACTTTgttgttaaatttgaattgagAGATAAAAACACACTTTAG
- the LOC139984878 gene encoding mdm2-binding protein-like isoform X2 — translation MHNLNFNQFVQRKPKYVILLCLETFQEKPFAKFLEKLFYGRFWYAHVAPPSIQTSWSSLRCADETKVGGDDHGQENWSVREQIAEALHSLVDQLPVKGFQLDVFWYIPDVTAASVDQNVALLGALKRLHAWHGAQISIVEMNDHSSVLSDWLSLLEARNIVLNKQERPTLMLRRRVIWRGNLKLSEGKNNASLSLPGFQLSSIPQHGSAAPCERRRNKAVVKGMHILSDRIEVVNIVNLDEVPRSFLLSEHMILSLPADGILPRSFQFLSWLKSTRVGRKIAIVLELPYITCTKRLPTCASAGLGTSDWKQQLANNSLDFSVPEIKMRAKHGSQYLLLYLGPSGQCIVQSFVPLKKLNGAVPAKIAEMTSLGCFRTPGSHVGVVNQLPKRIPVVCEQVLWEFLEHLQFYNIGAVLILKARRRRRGYTRPITHLELIILQLLIHVKLFRYSPFLMNSIGFFGDIFPSLTTSNPPDVLDTELVLERLALVNGEQAREKRKREMQEVQLAGMMVPPPIHDTITLQLNASEFLKHFHPSGLPIGQDFSPIGIATRSQSHTSTPSKHRTRPNLQEEELKNLEFPESLKYNLPGFHYCIDQEAMDTDTRMARLILRVVTMETASTCSHNATTSVIKLQRGASVTKATSKRKVPTPRKPKVRCNSKSPRRLKRPRHSNSGATPRKRIKGSRDHGINSSVTARKQEHQGELLTVTPRKSMRLQSPLKGIDQNLVSTPTKSDRFSTPKKVKNDETPRRSKRLETPTKTETGQSKNGSVFCAGRSNLRRAPPHPPPRVQSNSSPYKGNSSPRKQPSIPSNIRRKSLATAKERNKRAAGLVPRSEKHKRKLMEIVSKVLASKGLDEAHSYYKKCFTRLYDLSKSYVKDLKSSRHLYKEMEQIAQDNADFVVKFELRDKNTL, via the exons ATGCACAATCTCAACTTTAACCAGTTCGTCCAAAGAAAACCCAAATATGTGATTCTCCTCTGCCTAGAAACGTTCCAAG AAAAACCTTTTGCCAAATTCCTAGAAAAGTTATTTTATGGTAGGTTCTGGTATGCCCATGTAGCACCGCCCTCTATCCAAACTTCCTGGTCCTCACTAAGATGTGCGGATGAGACAAAAGTCGGAGGAGATGACCATGGCCAAGAAAACTGGAG TGTCCGGGAACAAATTGCAGAAGCACTGCATTCTCTGGTGGACCAGTTGCCTGTAAAAG GATTTCAGTTGGATGTATTTTGGTACATTCCTGATGTAACAGCTGCTAGCGTTGACCAGAATGTGGCCCTTCTGGGGGCGCTGAAGCGGCTTCATGCATGGCATGGTGCCCAGATCAGTATTGTTGAGATGAATGATCACAGCAGTGTCCTCAGTGACTGGTTGTCTCTCCTAGAGGCGAGGAACATCGTCCTTAACAAACAAGAGAGACCAACTCTCATGCTCAGACGACGTGTCATCTGGAGAGGAAACTTGAAATTATCAGAAGGAAAG AACAATGCTTCATTATCTCTTCCTGGTTTCCAGTTATCCAGTATTCCTCAGCATGGTTCTGCTGCTCCATGTGAACGGAGGAGAAATAAAGCTGTTGTCAAG GGTATGCACATCTTGAGTGACAGGATTGAGGTGGTCAACATTGTTAATTTGGATGAAGTTCCAAGATCTTTTCTCCTGTCAGAGCATATGATATT ATCTTTACCAGCTGATGGTATTCTTCCCAGGTCCTTTCAATTTTTATCATGGCTAAAGTCTACGAGAGTGGGCAGAAAGATTGCCATAGTGTTAGAACTTCCATATATAACCTGTACTAAACGCCTTCCAACCTGTGCTTCTGCTGGGCTGGGAACCTCTGATTGGAAGCAGCAGCTGGCTAACAACTCACTTGATTTTTCTG TTCCAGAAATCAAGATGAGAGCTAAACATGGATCTCAGTATTTGCTTCTATACCTTGGTCCATCCGGTCAGTGCATTGTACAGTCCTTTGTGCCTTTGAAGAAGCTAAACGGAGCAGTTCCTGCAAAGATTGCAGAGATGACCAGCCTCGGGTGCTTCAGGACTCCTG gAAGTCATGTTGGTGTTGTAAATCAGCTTCCAAAGAGGATACCTGTGGTCTGTGAACAGGTTTTGTGGGAATTCCTAGAACATTTGCAGTTTTACAATATAGGTGCAGTATTAATTTTGAAAG CTAGAAGACGGAGAAGAGGTTACACACGTCCCATAACTCATCTAGAGCTGATAATACTTCAACTCCTTATACATGTAAAGCTTTTCCGTTATTCACCCTTTCTGATGAATTCTATTGGTTTCTTTGGAGATATATTCCCCAGTCTAACCACCAGCAACCCACCAGATG TTCTTGACACAGAGTTGGTATTGGAGCGTTTAGCTCTCGTTAACGGAGAGCAAGCTAGAGAGAAGAGGAAACGAGAGATGCAGGAAGTTCAGCTGGCTGGGATGATGGTACCGCCTCCTATTCATGATA CTATAACTCTCCAGCTCAATGCTTCTGAGTTTCTCAAGCATTTCCATCCCAGTGGACTGCCAATTGGTCAGGATTTCTCTCCCATTGGCATAGCAACAAGATCCCAGTCACACACAAGTACTCCATCAAAGCACAGAACTCGGCCAAACCTGCAGGAAGAAGAGTTGAAGAATCTAGAATTTCCAGAATCTTTGAAATACAATTTACCAGGATTTCA TTACTGCATAGACCAGGAGGCCATGGACACCGATACAAGAATGGCTCGTTTAATTCTGAGAgttgttaccatggaaactgcTTCTACTTGCTCACACAATGCCACAACATCTGTGATTAAACTACAGAGAGGGGCAAGTGTCACCAAGGCAACATCTAAGAGAAAG GTTCCCACACCGAGGAAACCTAAAGTAAGATGTAACAGCAAGTCTCCCAGACGTTTAAAGCGGCCTCGGCACTCAAACAGTGGAGCCACTCCCAGGAAGCG gaTTAAGGGAAGTAGGGATCATGGGATCAACTCCAGTGTTACAGCGAGGAAACAAGAACACCAAGGAGAGCTGCTAACGGTAACTCCAAGAAAGTCTATGAGACTACAAAGTCCTCTTAAAGGGATTGATCAGAATCTTGTATCTACTCCAACAAAATCAGACAGATTTTCGACCCCAAAGAAAGTGAAAAATGATGAAACTCCTCGAAGATCTAAGAGACTGGAAACACCAACAAAGACTGAAACTGGTCAGAGCAAGAACGGTAGTGTATTTTGTGCCGGGAGAAGTAATCTTAGGAGagctcctcctcatcctcctcctcggGTACAGTCTAACTCGAGCCCATACAAAGGGAATTCATCACCAAGGAAACAACCTAGCATTCCATCAAATATAAGGAGAAAATCCTTAGCAACAGCCAAGGAGAGAAACAAAAGGGCGGCAGGACTAGTGCCTCGATCAGAGAAGCATAAAAGA AAACTGATGGAGATAGTTAGTAAAGTTCTTGCGTCAAAAGGGTTGGATGAAGCTCACAGCTACTACAAGAAATGCTTTACCAGATTATACGACCTCTCAAAGAGTTATGTAAAG GATTTGAAGAGTTCTCGACACCTGTACAAAGAGATGGAACAAATTGCTCAAGACAATGCTGACTTTgttgttaaatttgaattgagAGATAAAAACACACTTTAG